From Lolium perenne isolate Kyuss_39 chromosome 5, Kyuss_2.0, whole genome shotgun sequence, a single genomic window includes:
- the LOC127299911 gene encoding putative RING-H2 finger protein ATL69 — protein sequence MRANLLHATVSIAAAPAPGTGAAAGGVHGQLGYGVAIAVGVLVLVSTVMLASYVCFRAKARAAVALRRLVDADAHESSAVVLVAGLDGATIDALYPKFFLREGKSSGADAPCAICLGEFDAAAALRRGPGCAHCFHAGCAERWLRVSATCPVCRDSPLPSPATTPLAEAVPLAAHAR from the coding sequence ATGCGCGCCAACCTGCTGCACGCCACCGTCTCCATCGCGGCCGCGCCGGCGCCGGGGACCGGCGCCGCGGCGGGCGGCGTGCACGGCCAGCTCGGCTACGGCGTCGCAATCGCCGTCGGCGTCCTCGTGCTCGTCTCCACCGTCATGCTCGCCTCCTACGTCTGCTTCCGCGCCAAGGCCCGCGCCGCCGTGGCGCTTCGCCGACTCGTCGACGCCGACGCCCACGAATCCTCCGCCGTCGTGCTGGTGGCGGGCCTCGACGGCGCCACCATCGACGCGCTCTACCCCAAGTTCTTCCTGCGCGAGGGCAAGTCGTCGGGCGCCGACGCGCCGTGCGCCATCTGCCTCGGGGAGTTCGATGCCGCCGCGGCGCTCCGGCGCGGGCCCGGGTGCGCGCACTGCTTCCACGCCGGGTGCGCCGAGCGGTGGCTGCGCGTCAGCGCCACCTGCCCCGTGTGCCGCGACTCGCCACTGCCGTCGCCGGCCACCACGCCACTCGCCGAGGCCGTGCCCCTCGCCGCGCACGCACGGTGA